The proteins below are encoded in one region of Telopea speciosissima isolate NSW1024214 ecotype Mountain lineage chromosome 10, Tspe_v1, whole genome shotgun sequence:
- the LOC122644241 gene encoding pyruvate kinase, cytosolic isozyme → MAMEVEMRPKTKIVCTLGPASRSVPMIEKLLRAGMNVARFNFSHGSHEYHQETLGNLRTAMENTGILCAVMLDTKGPEIRTGFLKDGKPIQLKKGQEITISTDYSIKGDENMISMSYKKMAEDLNPGSVILCADGTITLTVLSCNKNVGLVQCRCENSALLGERKNVNLPGIIVDLPTLTEKDKEDILQWGIPNKIDMIALSFVRKGSDLVEVRKLLGKHAKSILLMSKVENQEGVANFDDILTNSDAFMVARGDLGMEIPIEKIFLAQKAMIYKCNMQGKPVVTATQMLESMIKCPRPTRAEATDVANAVLDGTDCVMLSGETAAGAYPELAVRTMAKICIEAESSLDYGAVFKQAMEAAPVPMSPLESLASSAVRTANSIKAALILVLTRGGSTAKLVAKYRPVMPILSVVVPEIKTDFFDWLISDEAPARHSLIFRGLVPVLTAGSARASHTESTEEALKFALQHAKAKGLCKIGDAVIALHRIESASVIKIVTVK, encoded by the exons ATGGCGATGGAAGTTGAGATGAGACCCAAGACTAAGATTGTCTGTACGTTAGGTCCTGCATCAAGGTCCGTTCCCATGATCGAAAAGCTTCTCAGGGCCGGTATGAACGTCGCTCGCTTCAACTTCTCACACGGTTCTCATGAGTATCACCAAGAAACCTTAGGTAATCTTAGGACAGCCATGGAGAACACTGGGATTCTCTGTGCGGTTATGTTGGACACTAAG gGGCCAGAAATTCGTACTGGGTTTTTGAAGGATGGCAAACCCATCCAACTAAAGAAGGGCCAAGAGATCACTATCTCCACCGACTATAGCATCAAGGGTGATGAAAACATGATCAGCATGAGTTACAAAAAAATGGCTGAGGATTTGAACCCGGGAAGTGTGATACTCTGTGCTGATGGCACAATCACACTCACTGTTCTGTCTTGCAACAAGAATGTGGGTTTAGTTCAATGCCGCTGTGAGAATTCTGCCCTCCTTGGTGAGAGGAAAAATGTAAATCTTCCAGGGATTATTGTAGATCTCCCAACACTAACAGAGAAAGATAAGGAAGACATACTACAATGGGGGATTCCAAATAAGATTGACATGATTGCTTTATCCTTTGTTCGCAAGGGTTCAGACCTTGTGGAGGTCCGAAAACTACTGGGCAAGCATGCAAAGTCCATCCTTCTCATGTCAAAG GTTGAAAATCAAGAGGGGGTAGCCAATTTTGATGATATACTGACCAACTCAGATGCTTTTATGGTGGCACGAGGTGATCTAGGAATGGAAATTCCTATTGAGAAGATATTCTTAGCCCAGAAAGCGATGATATACAAGTGCAACATGCAAGGGAAACCTGTAGTTACAGCAACTCAAATGTTGGAGTCCATGATCAAGTGTCCACGGCCTACAAGAGCTGAGGCCACCGATGTTGCTAATGCAGTGCTTGATGGCACAGATTGTGTGATGCTCAGTGGGGAAACAGCTGCTGGGGCTTATCCTGAACTGGCTGTGCGAACAATGGCCAAGATTTGCATAGAAGCTGAATCCTCCCTTGATTATGGAGCAGTGTTTAAACAGGCTATGGAAGCTGCGCCTGTGCCCATGAGCCCATTGGAGAGTTTGGCATCTTCAGCAGTGCGGACTGCCAACTCCATAAAAGCAGCTCTGATTTTGGTTCTAACCAGAGGGGGAAGCACTGCAAAGCTTGTGGCCAAGTACAGGCCTGTAATGCCAATCTTATCTGTGGTGGTTCCTGAGATAAAGACAGATTTTTTTGATTGGTTGATCAGTGATGAAGCTCCGGCAAGGCATAGCCTTATTTTCCGGGGGTTGGTACCTGTTTTGACTGCAGGGTCTGCAAGGGCATCTCACACGGAATCAACCGAGGAAGCACTAAAGTTTGCCCTTCAACATGCAAAGGCAAAGGGACTGTGCAAGATTGGTGATGCAGTTATTGCATTGCACCGAATAGAGTCTGCTTCTGTAATCAAGATTGTGACCGTGAAATGA
- the LOC122644192 gene encoding E3 ubiquitin-protein ligase SIRP1-like produces the protein MGEVLDARYWCHMCSQIVNPVMEVEIKCPFCESGFVEEMDRRRDRDSGDNDLGSDRALSLWAPILLGMMGSGPRRRRFRREEGDDDSQRGESEQERVIESILRRRRRSSAAILELLQGLRAGITSESDNSESDRERERERVILINPFNQAVILQGSFDLNQSDSQSQNASGSLGDYFIGPGLDLLLQHLAENDPNRYGTAPAQKEAVEAMPTVKIEESMQCSVCLEDFELGAEAKEMLCKHRFHNGCILPWLELHSSCPVCRFQMPADESKLDSDAFMNRDNRVESSSGSSGHGTDRSGGEGSEGGNGNGRRSWVSIPWPFNGLFSLSGSQSGGNDSSESS, from the coding sequence ATGGGGGAAGTGTTGGATGCTAGATATTGGTGTCATATGTGCTCTCAAATTGTGAACCCTGTCATGGAAGTTGAGATCAAATGTCCATTCTGCGAGAGTGGTTTTGTGGAAGAAATGGATAGGAGAAGAGACCGTGATAGTGGTGACAACGATTTGGGTTCTGACCGAGCACTCTCCCTTTGGGCTCCCATCTTGCTGGGAATGATGGGTAGTGGTCCTCGACGCCGAAGATTCAGAAGAGAAGAAGGCGACGATGACAGTCAACGGGGAGAATCAGAACAAGAGAGGGTGATAGAATCCATCCttaggaggaggagaagaagctcAGCTGCCATCCTTGAATTGCTCCAAGGCCTTCGTGCTGGAATCACATCTGAATCTGACAATTCAGAGAGcgatagggaaagagaacgagAACGTGTTATCCTAATCAATCCTTTCAACCAGGCAGTAATTCTGCAGGGCTCCTTCGACCTGAACCAATCTGATAGCCAGAGTCAAAATGCTTCTGGTTCCTTGGGTGATTACTTCATTGGACCTGGTTTGGATCTATTGCTGCAGCACTTGGCAGAGAATGATCCAAACAGATATGGAACCGCACCAGCACAGAAAGAGGCAGTTGAAGCAATGCCTACTGTTAAAATTGAGGAGAGCATGCAGTGTTCGGTATGCTTAGAGGATTTTGAACTAGGTGCAGAAGCCAAGGAGATGCTGTGTAAGCATAGATTCCATAATGGTTGTATTCTGCCTTGGCTGGAGCTTCATAGTTCTTGCCCAGTTTGTAGGTTTCAGATGCCAGCTGATGAATCCAAGCTTGATTCAGATGCATTCATGAATAGGGATAACAGGGTGGAGAGCAGCAGTGGTAGCAGTGGCCATGGCACTGATCGAAGTGGTGGAGAGGGAAGTGAGGGGGGAAATGGGAATGGGAGAAGGTCTTGGGTTTCCATTCCATGGCCTTTCAATGGGTTGTTTTCTTTATCAGGATCTCAGAGTGGTGGGAATGATTCTTCAGAATCATCTTAA